A portion of the Calliphora vicina chromosome 5, idCalVici1.1, whole genome shotgun sequence genome contains these proteins:
- the Rho1 gene encoding ras-like GTP-binding protein Rho1 isoform X1 gives MSLFSSCYPDKPMTTIRKKLVIVGDGACGKTCLLIVFSKDQFPEVYVPTVFENYVADIEVDGKQVELALWDTAGQEDYDRLRPLSYPDTDVILMCFSVDSPDSLENIPEKWTPEVKHFCPNVPIILVGNKKDLRNDPNTIRDLSKMKQEPVKPQEGRAMAEKINAFAYLECSAKSKEGVREVFETATRAALQVKKRKRTKCHLL, from the exons atgtctTTATTTTCATCATGTTATCCTGACA AACCAATGACGACGATCCGCAAAAAGTTGGTCATCGTTGGCGATGGTGCCTGTGGTAAAACCTGCTTATTGATTGTCTTTAGCAAAGACCAATTTCCCGAAGTTTATGTACCCactgtatttgaaaattatgtgGCCGACATTGAAGTAGATGGCAAACAG GTTGAGCTGGCCTTATGGGATACAGCTGGTCAAGAGGATTATGACAGACTTCGACCACTCAGTTATCCAGATACAGATGTTATTTTAATGTGTTTCTCAGTTGATTCACCagattctttagaaaatattcctGAGAAATGGACACCAGAg GTCAAGCACTTTTGTCCAAATGTTCCCATTATTTTGGTGGGCAACAAAAAGGATTTGAGAAATGATCCTAATACAATCCGG GATCTTTCAAAAATGAAACAGGAACCAGTCAAGCCGCAAGAGGGTCGCGCTATGGCTGAAAAAATTAATGCCTTTGCTTATTTGGAATGTTCGGCCAAGTCCAAGGAGGGTGTTCGAGAAGTCTTCGAAACAGCTACTAGAGCTGCATTGCAAGTTAAAAAGAGGAAGAGGACCAAATGCCATTTGCTCTAA
- the LOC135961795 gene encoding polynucleotide 5'-hydroxyl-kinase NOL9 → MSKMQVNTSPQEKEKLRKRLQKLFQNQENSEEPAAGKSSKKKRQRKNKQSNNQQIEGQMEQQVTANKLKHNKTNPKNVKKQQQSQKKSPAISDETSKQNGFVKATNPATGKQNLNNSAKQQGSVQKKVKTKEAKFQQKTAALDKKTACESPQTKASPSKQQTKSPNAKTISPKTINKIKKEVTEIFQKKNNKKSSAEIKNKSQPKSQNASVKQQQSENVPKSGQTSTFKQNNCTTNAQTKVNSNQNKKAKKRAASENKSLQETPTTSKKKPKLSKKSNKEKATTSNKKIKTKAKLSNSSSSQLEEDEFAGITGCVPGGDFDSDSEEDDMEHNYWMQEENYSSDDDEDNASDSEVQKFKKNSETGLEQYNHNEASGSEEEYFDSEDEDDEFDEYFDGDDSDEEEEEDEDETYSDFDENDYEEDEDSYNYSMDSDDDDDYSSNYNNMSYDFNEDENDDEYKLPKNIPEDLIIHRGTATKRDLKPDDNISFDSDNEQTQIVELEVQNNVKVVHQPKAYEREELLKLKYEEKTFHKKKPMPATGSSSETEDCPKLVPIVDEDGFQLYNPNEESEEEEQEEMEEEEEEYEDDEEQSDENESMEEYENDDMDDVSLGSEYMELNSDDADSLLSEDINEKYLNRGHDDSESDYSIDEDMWNKKHKVDVIDATGYKCEKKTPDSNKDHSDISLNDDIKQIPSLKLYENVDLKTGSSILSTTIIDKKPFKSIDNIEKELSVKPKEIQETQNNTTQTETWPEEPTKVTEILHQDESMEESVDNQDESLEESLDNQDEAMEESIEKPVQTAKIVKSTTAQSLVDYNTKFFNAFDSNLVAVLLKDPFYIYGTVRLTLLAGKVEVYGHALKLNTEVEIFSPRGCSVIEISPSSVNNKMSKQDLNTTLKSFEKHFALADLKTISDLYNSETDAVVLLKRNEARKKVVQQFKKFMNENVFPNINNINVDRPLYNTEYLLRCMINTSAQEQKCLRLPQQWQQINITPKSRVMLTGGKSVGKSTLLRYLINRHLPQQVLLIDLDIGQPEVFVPQTVSCTIVKQPLLGPGFMLNLQPEISYAVGHTNIALCAHKYIAAVRSLIAHCKAQEEYKDMPWLINTMGYNKGFGLELISVIAQELPLTDVIQLQSRKEIKNFDCILHAHVLSNVPRIMFSLESSADEIVNVKLNYRLHVWQSAVEQESRYQKEWEMSAKDLRFAMLLARLSEALQGHAEWLTDIKPLSASLNNLKIVNLMVNAAEASTEQLAKSVEANLVYLCHHQEDNNPLKCLGIGVVRAVDLHVQQLYLIPAIPYTQLKEINCVAIGEMPLPSSLFTNQGSTVKNTAPFVYNTIAANASKAIKQIYHRPRKFLTGKHKSLN, encoded by the exons ATGAGTAAAATGCAAGTAAATACTTCTCCCCAAGAAAAAGAGAAACTGAGAAAAAGGTtgcaaaaactttttcaaaatcaagaaaattcAGAAGAGCCTGCAGCCGGTAAGTCTAGCAAAAAGAAACGCCAGCGCAAAAATAAACAGAGTAATAATCAACAAATTGAAGGACAAATGGAGCAACAAGTTAcagctaataaattaaaacataataaaacaaatcctaagaatgtaaaaaaacaacaacaatctcAAAAGAAAAGTCCAGCCATCTCAGACGAGACTTCAAAACAAAATGGATTTGTAAAAGCAACTAACCCAGCAACtgggaaacaaaatttaaataactcagCAAAACAACAAGGTTCTGTGCAGAAGAAAGTTAAAACAAAAGAAGCTAAGTTTCAACAGAAAACAGCTGCCTTAGACAAAAAGACAGCATGTGAAAGTCCTCAGACAAAAGCCTCCCCCTCGAAGCAGCAAACTAAGTCTCCTAATGCAAAAACTATTAGTCCAAAAacgattaataaaattaaaaaggaaGTGACTGAAATTTTTCAGaagaagaataataaaaaatcttctGCCGAGATTAAAAACAAATCTCAGCCAAAATCTCAAAATGCCAgtgtaaaacaacaacaaagcgaaaatgttccaaaatcTGGCCAAACTTCAACATTCAAGCAAAATAATTGCACCACAAATGCTCAGACAAAAGTTAATAGCAATCAAAACAAAAAGGCAAAAAAACGAGCTGCCTCTGAAAACAAATCGCTACAGGAAACTCCAACAACATCAAAGAAAAAACccaaattatctaaaaaatctaataaagaaAAAGCCACAACATccaataagaaaattaaaaccaaagCTAAGTTATCTAACTCATCATCCTCCCAACTAGAGGAGGATGAATTTGCTGGCATAACAGGCTGCGTACCTGGTGGTGACTTTGATTCAGACTCTGAAGAGGATGATATGGAACATAACTATTGGATGCAAGAGGAAAATTATAGCagtgatgatgatgaagataatgCTAGTGATAGTGAGgttcaaaaatttaagaaaaattccgAAACAGGACTTGAACAATATAATCACAATGAAGCATCTGGCAGCGAAGAGGAATATTTCGATAGTGAGGATGAAGATGACGAGTTTGATGAATATTTTGATGGTGATGATTCAGATGAGGAAGAGGAGGAGGACGAAGATGAAACATATTCTGACTTTGATGAAAATGATTATGAGGAGGACGAGGATAGTTACAATTATTCCATGGacagtgatgatgatgatgattattcTTCAAATTATAACAACATGTCATATGATTTCAATGAAGATGAGAATGATGATGAATACAAGTTGCCTAAAAATATTCCTGAGGATTTAATTATCCATAGAG GAACTGCTACCAAACGCGACTTAAAACCCGATGATAATATATCCTTTGACAGTGATAACGAACAGACTCAAATAGTTGAACTAGAGGTACAGAATAATGTTAAAGTGGTACACCAGCCGAAAGCGTATGAAAGAGAAGAATTGTTAAAATTGAAGTACGAAGAGAAAACATTCCACAAAAAGAAGCCAATGCCAGCAACAGGATCATCAAGTGAAACTGAGGATTGTCCAAAACTAGTGCCAATAGTCGATGAAGATGGCTTTCAATTGTACAATCCAAATGAAGAAAGCGAGGAGGAAGAACAGGAAGAAATGGAGGAAGAAGAGGAAGAATATGAAGATGATGAAGAACAATCAGATGAGAATGAATCAATGGAAGAGTATGAAAATGATGATATGGATGATGTAAGTTTGGGCAGTGAATATATGGAATTAAATTCGGACGATGCTGATTCTTTGCTATCAGAAGATATCAATGAAAAGTACTTAAATAGAGGTCATGATGATAGTGAGAGTGATTATAGCATTGATGAGGATATGtggaataaaaaacacaaagttGATGTTATTGATGCTACCGGCTATAAGTGTGAGAAAAAGACACCTGACTCTAACAAAGATCACTCTGATATAAGTTTAAATGACGATATCAAACAGATACCTTCACTCAAACTTTATGAAAATGTTGATTTAAAGACTGGAAGTAGTATTTTAAGTACTACCATTATAGATAAAAAGCCATTTAAATCAATAGATAATATTGAAAAGGAATTAAGCGTCAAGCCTAAAGAAATACAAGAAACACAAAATAATACAACACAAACGGAAACCTGGCCAGAAGAACCAACAAAAGTAACTGAAATATTGCATCAAGATGAGAGTATGGAAGAATCTGTAGACAACCAAGATGAGAGTTTGGAAGAATCTTTAGATAATCAAGATGAGGCTATGGAAGAATCTATAGAAAAACCTGTACAAACAGCTAAAATTGTAAAGTCTACTACTGCACAAAGTCTTGTAGACTACAATACAAAATTCTTTAATGCTTTCGATTCTAATTTGGTGGCGGTTCTACTTAAAGATCCCTTTTATATATACGGTACTGTACGTTTAACTCTACTTGCTGGCAAAGTAGAAGTGTATGGTCATGCTCTTAAATTAAACACAGAAGTTGAGATCTTCTCTCCCCGAGGCTGCAGTGTAATAGAAATTTCCCCCTCCAGTGTTAACAACAAAATGTCCAAACAAGACTTAAACACAACCCTAAAATCCTTTGAGAAACATTTTGCTTTGGCcgatttgaaaacaatttccgATCTGTATAATTCTGAAACAGATGCTGTAGTTTTGCTAAAACGTAATGAGGCCAGGAAAAAAGTTGTACAACAATTTAAGAAATTcatgaatgaaaatgtttttCCCAACATTAATAACATCAATGTGGATCGTCCTCTATATAACACGGAATATTTACTGCGTTGTATGATTAATACTTCTGCACAAGAACAAAAATGTTTACGTTTGCCCCAACAGTGGCAACAGATAAATATAACACCTAAATCCAGAGTCATGTTGACGGGTGGTAAAAGTGTGGGAAAATCTACTCTTCTAAGGTATTTGATTAATCGTCATTTGCCACAACAAGTTTTATTAATCGATTTGGATATTGGCCAACCAGAAGTGTTTGTGCCTCAAACCGTATCCTGCACAATAGTTAAACAGCCGTTGTTGGGTCCCGGTTTCATGCTTAATCTGCAACCAGAAATATCCTATGCTGTGGGGCATACTAACATAGCTTTGTGTGCCCATAAGTACATAGCCGCTGTTCGCAGTTTGATTGCTCACTGCAAGGCCCAGGAAGAATATAAAGACATGCCCTGGCTCATAAATACCATGGGGTACAATAAAGGATTTGGTTTAGAGCTCATCTCTGTCATAGCTCAAGAATTGCCCTTAACCGATGTTATACAATTACAAAGTAGGAAGGagattaaaaattttgactGCATTTTACATGCCCATGTTTTAAGCAACGTGCCACGCATTATGTTTTCGCTGGAAAGCAGTGCTGACGAAATCGTGAATGTTAAACTAAATTATCGTTTACATGTTTGGCAATCGGCTGTAGAACAAGAGTCGCGTTATCAAAAGGAATGGGAAATGAGTGCCAAAGATTTGCGTTTTGCCATGCTACTGGCTCGCTTAAGTGAAGCTCTACAAGGACACGCTGAATGGTTAACAGACATTAAGCCTCTCAG CGCttcattaaacaatttaaaaattgtcaaTCTTATGGTTAATGCCGCTGAGGCCTCTACGGAACAGCTGGCTAAATCCGTAGAAGCTAATCTAGTCTATTTGTGTCATCATCAGGAAGACAATAATCCTTTAAAATGCCTAGGCATTG GTGTTGTAAGAGCCGTCGACTTGCATGTCCAGCAATTGTATCTTATACCCGCTATACCTTATACTCAATTGAAGGAGATCAACTGTGTGGCTATAGGAGAAATGCCTTTACCCTCATCACTATTTACCAATCAAGGTTCCACAGTCAAAAATACTGCTCCATTTGTTTACAACACAATTGCAGCCAATGCTTCTAAAGCCATTAAGCAAATCTATCATCGTCCACGTAAATTTCTGACGGGCAAACACAAATCCTTAAATTAA
- the Rho1 gene encoding ras-like GTP-binding protein Rho1 isoform X2: MTTIRKKLVIVGDGACGKTCLLIVFSKDQFPEVYVPTVFENYVADIEVDGKQVELALWDTAGQEDYDRLRPLSYPDTDVILMCFSVDSPDSLENIPEKWTPEVKHFCPNVPIILVGNKKDLRNDPNTIRDLSKMKQEPVKPQEGRAMAEKINAFAYLECSAKSKEGVREVFETATRAALQVKKRKRTKCHLL; this comes from the exons ATGACGACGATCCGCAAAAAGTTGGTCATCGTTGGCGATGGTGCCTGTGGTAAAACCTGCTTATTGATTGTCTTTAGCAAAGACCAATTTCCCGAAGTTTATGTACCCactgtatttgaaaattatgtgGCCGACATTGAAGTAGATGGCAAACAG GTTGAGCTGGCCTTATGGGATACAGCTGGTCAAGAGGATTATGACAGACTTCGACCACTCAGTTATCCAGATACAGATGTTATTTTAATGTGTTTCTCAGTTGATTCACCagattctttagaaaatattcctGAGAAATGGACACCAGAg GTCAAGCACTTTTGTCCAAATGTTCCCATTATTTTGGTGGGCAACAAAAAGGATTTGAGAAATGATCCTAATACAATCCGG GATCTTTCAAAAATGAAACAGGAACCAGTCAAGCCGCAAGAGGGTCGCGCTATGGCTGAAAAAATTAATGCCTTTGCTTATTTGGAATGTTCGGCCAAGTCCAAGGAGGGTGTTCGAGAAGTCTTCGAAACAGCTACTAGAGCTGCATTGCAAGTTAAAAAGAGGAAGAGGACCAAATGCCATTTGCTCTAA
- the mRpL34 gene encoding large ribosomal subunit protein bL34m, producing MFTNILQRTCLSLSNYGQMMFSREAHVFNRAVLKCKVRCHFPKPREVKRIKVHGWDARMSTEGGRRVLMRRILKGRFDLSH from the coding sequence aACCTGCCTAAGCCTTAGCAACTATGGACAAATGATGTTTTCACGGGAAGCCCATGTCTTCAACAGAGCTGTGCTAAAATGTAAAGTACGTTGTCACTTTCCTAAACCCAGAGAGGTGAAGCGTATTAAAGTGCATGGTTGGGATGCCCGCATGTCGACAGAGGGAGGCCGTAGAGTTTTAATGAGACGTATTTTAAAAGGACGTTTCGATTTGTCACATTAA